A genomic stretch from Nocardia wallacei includes:
- a CDS encoding NAD(P)H-dependent flavin oxidoreductase, with product MLRTRFTEEFGIEHPIVQGGMMWVGRAELVAAVANAGGLGFITALTQPTPDALRNEIARARELTDKPFGVNVTILPSINPPPYEEYVKAIVESGVKIVETAGSNPEPFLPYYKEAGVKVLHKCTSVRHALKAQKIGVDGVSIDGFECAGHPGEDDVPGLILIPAAAKALEIPIIASGGIADARGLVAALALGADGVNMGTRFLCTRESAVHQKVKERIVAHSERDTQLIFRTMRNTARVADNEISRKVVEIEAAGGKFEDVRDLVAGARGRRVFEEGDLDAGIWSAGQVQGLIDDIPSCAELISRMVSEAEGLINERLASFVA from the coding sequence ATGTTGCGGACCAGGTTCACCGAGGAATTCGGCATCGAGCATCCGATCGTGCAGGGCGGCATGATGTGGGTCGGCCGGGCCGAACTGGTGGCCGCTGTCGCGAACGCCGGTGGCCTCGGCTTCATCACCGCGCTCACCCAGCCCACCCCCGACGCTCTGCGCAACGAGATCGCCCGCGCCCGCGAACTCACCGACAAGCCGTTCGGCGTGAACGTGACGATCCTGCCCTCGATCAACCCGCCGCCGTACGAGGAGTACGTCAAGGCGATCGTCGAGTCGGGCGTGAAGATCGTCGAGACCGCGGGCAGCAATCCCGAACCCTTCCTGCCGTACTACAAGGAGGCCGGGGTCAAGGTGCTGCACAAGTGCACCAGCGTCCGGCACGCGCTCAAAGCGCAGAAGATCGGCGTGGACGGCGTATCCATCGACGGCTTCGAATGCGCCGGACACCCGGGTGAGGACGATGTACCGGGCCTGATCCTGATTCCGGCCGCGGCCAAGGCGCTGGAGATCCCGATCATCGCCTCGGGTGGCATCGCCGACGCCCGCGGCCTGGTGGCGGCGCTGGCGCTGGGCGCGGACGGGGTCAATATGGGCACCCGGTTCCTGTGCACGCGGGAGTCGGCGGTGCACCAGAAGGTGAAGGAGCGGATCGTCGCCCACAGTGAGCGCGACACCCAGCTCATCTTCCGCACCATGCGCAATACCGCCCGCGTGGCCGACAACGAGATCAGCCGCAAGGTCGTGGAGATCGAGGCGGCCGGAGGCAAGTTCGAGGACGTGCGCGATCTGGTCGCCGGGGCCCGCGGCCGCCGGGTGTTCGAGGAGGGCGACCTCGATGCCGGGATCTGGTCCGCAGGCCAGGTCCAGGGCCTCATCGACGACATCCCCAGCTGCGCCGAGCTGATCTCCCGCATGGTGTCGGAGGCGGAGGGGCTCATCAACGAACGGCTGGCGTCCTTCGTGGCGTAG